A stretch of DNA from Deltaproteobacteria bacterium:
CGCCCGGCAAGAGCCCGAACTCCTGCAGGACAAGCCCTGTGCCGAGATCCTCATACTAACGATACCCTTCCGCGACGGTCTTCTCCACGATGGCGACGTTCGACTTGTCGACGATAAAAGGTCCTGTCAGAACGTCTCCTGTGGGGCAGAGTCCCTGCTTCTTGTATTTGTAAAGGAAAATAATCGGCAGGTAGCCCTGGAGATACTGCTGCTGTTCGGCGGTGGCGACCATCGTCCCGTTCTTGATGGCATTGATGATGGTCTTCGAGAGGTCCGTGTTGACAAGCTTCACCTTGCCCACGAGCCCCTCTTCCTCGACCACCTTGACAGCCGCCTCTGCACCGGCCCGGGTCACCGTGAAGATGGCGTCCGTGTCAGGGTGCCTGAGGAGGTAGCTCCGGTAGGCCTCGACCCCCTTTGCGAGGTCAGGGGTGATGTCGAGCTTCTCGGCAGGGACGCCCTTCTCCTTCATGATGTCGATAAAGCCCTTGGCCCTTGCCTCCAGGCCGATATGGCCCACCTCCTGGATGCCGACCACGGCCCGCTTCGGTCTGAACTCCTGGAGCAGCCTTCTTGCCGCCTTGACACCCGTGAGGTACTGATCGGTCCCCACGTAGCAGAGGTAGGGAATCGCCTCCTCAGGCGGTCTCGGATCCTTGACGTTCGCAGCAATCACTGGGATTCCCATGGAGATCGCCCTCCGGAGGGGCTTGTCCAGGGGTTCTACCGAAGTAATGGTCACGACGATGCCATCTGGCTTGGCAGCGAT
This window harbors:
- a CDS encoding sugar ABC transporter substrate-binding protein, with the translated sequence MKLSLKALLAVVVAFGLVLGAFGPACVPAAQAKEEYTFYMVSHGGPATPFWGVVMKGMNDAARTVGVKAIYMGPEKFSIKELVDMLEGVIAAKPDGIVVTITSVEPLDKPLRRAISMGIPVIAANVKDPRPPEEAIPYLCYVGTDQYLTGVKAARRLLQEFRPKRAVVGIQEVGHIGLEARAKGFIDIMKEKGVPAEKLDITPDLAKGVEAYRSYLLRHPDTDAIFTVTRAGAEAAVKVVEEEGLVGKVKLVNTDLSKTIINAIKNGTMVATAEQQQYLQGYLPIIFLYKYKKQGLCPTGDVLTGPFIVDKSNVAIVEKTVAEGYR